Part of the Benincasa hispida cultivar B227 chromosome 11, ASM972705v1, whole genome shotgun sequence genome, aaatgtttttatttttattcaagataattctacattttaaattttaaaattcaaattctgaatacaaagaaaacataaaaatattattttcagaTTTTGCACTATTTTGATCATATAATCCAAAAAAGTTCGAAGAAAACAGAATTAAGGTTGTCTACCAAACATATATTCGTTCAATTCAGTGAATTTGAAACCATAAAACAAAATCCAGATTACGAACCAAACAATCCCTaaacatttattatttttacatacttttatactattttttttttccattcctCAGATTTATTGTAAATATACAACAATTTGTCCatgtataattttgaaataaattaatataatagaaacatgtttttatttctaataaaaGTGATGGGCTTTTATTTTAAAGTATTCTTATTATAAatacaaatattatttaattgttgGTTTTCTTACTATCAAAAGATTTTATTTAAGTGAtcaaaaatcaattcaaaagcttaaaaaaattgttttgaataatatgatttttaaaaaatatatattaagaaaaaatgaGTACTTAATAGAAAACTTTTATTTCAACTTACACACATTCCTTTCATTTTCAACGTTATAATACATATGCCATGCATCTAATTCTGATTAGTATACATAAAATTTGAAGAAtgattcttatttttattttgaaattgtcTTCCAATCTTACAAAAGAACGGTAACTTATACTTACAATCTTACATTTccattttttctaataaaaaaaaaaaaaaagataataataattaacattatagcTAAAGACGACCCCTTGCATTTTGGGGGGTCATCCTTTCCCATGTGGCCGCACTCCTTAATCcgacaaaattcaatttattattctttattatataCAAATCATACGTTTTTCTCAAGTAATTACCTCCATTATTATATGAAACTTAATCTAATATCAATTatcaaaaatttatattatccaTCTTAAATTTAGAGTTTGATTCCTCTCTCTCAAATATtataatgaaaaatttattaCAATTACTTTATTATTATGTTATGAGAGCACAAATCTACCTACATGGCCATACTTCAATATTAAGTTGCTCCTTTCATTTTTAATACAAAAACTATATAAGTCTACTGCCGGTCATCAACAACCATAGTTTCAAATACTGTTATacgttggatttttttttttcttgaagaatGCAAGAGCATATTCTATAAGAATAAATAAACATATCTCTAACCATCAATTTAAGAATTTCTTCAAGCTGAATGTTATTGGTTGAGATTGTTTTGGATAAGCTAAAATCTAGTTAAAATGATTACAAATAACAAAAACATACTAGATTAGTTAAGATAcgattttgaaatatataaatttaatctattgtattttcaataagacttaaaaaataagaaaattattcttattattatttaactaattttgatgaaGTTGAAGAAACTAATTCTAAAATCTATTGAAAAGCTTAATAGAATAAatgaaagaaggaaaaaaagctTAGATTTCTTGGAAGAAATAGGATTGGAATTACATGTTTACAGTAAGTTTATGTATTTATAGTTggcaaaaaattaaaaaaaaaaaaaaaagctacataagagaggaaaaaagaaaaaattaaatgtgGGCAAACGCGGCGGCTGCGGTAATGGGCATGTAATGAATGGGGTTGGGTGGTTGGTTTAGGGTTTAGTGCGGTATGTGTCAACCATCACCAACATCATTGACCTTGCCATTCATATTATAAAACTGATCTGATTTCAAATCCAATTAGAAGTTCTCTTTGTGAAACTCGAACTTAGTGGATGTTTTACGAGAGAAATCCGAAGCCAATTGGCTAAGCTCCTTAGTGAGTGCTGGAGCCCCACAGTAAAACACCCCAACTCGAGTATCAGGATGATGAAGAGTTATCTTTTTATAAACTTGTCTCCAATTTGGCTTAGCAAAATGTGACTTTACTCTAGTCCCTGATACCACATCCACTCCACTCTTAGCATGTTGCAACGACTGAAGCATTGCTATCAACGCAGACCTAGCATCCCCTTCTTCGTACACACTCGTGCAATAGTTGTGTAACTCGATCACCCCTCTCTCGTCCATTTCCGCTACCTCGTTCATTATCCCTTTAAACCATTCGAATGACCCTTGCTCTCGCGTCACCCAGTAAAAGTATGCCTTTCGAGTTCGGAACCCTTTCCCGTGCTTGCTCCCACCTCGATTGCTATGCCCTTGTTGCCCATTCTCTACTGCATTTGCTTCTGCTTCTTTCTCCTCTATATTGTCGATTATGTCTTTCACTATACTCACCATTGGTGTAGCCCCAATTCCTAACCCTACTAGTAATACCACGTCGTATTTCTTGTAGTCTTGTGCTGGTGCCCCGTATGGACCGTCGATCAATATTTTCGGGAACCTGTatatccaattcatataattagtttGTGTTAAATCACCAATCAACTTAATTTATCCCTTGTGTCATTTCTAATTAATGAATGAGCATATTTGAATGTCTCCCAAAATGCACTTATTTTTATGCATCATACTCTCGTTACACACACatgtaaataataaattaaaatagtgCAAAAGAGAAAGGAGAATAATTTTCCATGTGACAAATCATCATCAAACCATTTAATAGAATGTATAAAAATAGATGCAGTTCGagatacattttaatattttttttaatgaatatgAATGCCGTACACGAACAAAACAGTAACTATACGTCTCTTTCAGCTGATGCAGTAGTGAAACCAACAAAACCAAACCGAAAAAAGATTCTACAATTTCCGTGAccttatcatatcatatatgaaaaaaaaataattctttattcttttttcaaAGGGTGTGTTTTGGACGAATTCTTGGTATCAATAATGCAACCACCATATGATGTGATGGACCGCAAGCCAataacacaaaaataaaaaaccaaaaaaacaaaaaaacaaaaagggtTATATTTTATGGTAACTTCTTGATATTTATTCAACCTTATCTTCATATGCTTAAATCCAAATAATTTAATGGTAATGTTAATTAGTAAAAAGATTTAAGGTTGATTTAATATCTTACTTAGGATTAGGAGCTCCTCCTTGCAAAAATTCAGCTCTGAGAAGTCCACTTTTTCCAGCTTGAGGAGGTGCACAAACTTCTGAGAAAACATTCTTGAGTTGCCTTGTCCAATCACCAAGTGTTCGAATATGAACActcaaataattatcttctgGGGCTGAAGTTATTGAAAATGGATGCCTGTATTCATACATtccattaaaatttatataactttgttttacatctttttagtttttcaataacaaaaatatagaaTATTGAACTTACCACTCGAATGGGGATACGTCTCTGCAGTTAACAAACATGTATTGCCCACTCTTGTATTTGAAACCATGTGGCTTAGACATGTGCAATGCCAGAACGTTTCCAGGATAAACAGCCACCTTAATTAATCAAAAACCCAAAAAGTTTCCCATTACTTAAATTGCAAAACAACATACCACAACATAAGCTGCAACATTTATTGTTATTGAACTAAATTCCTTACCTTAAGGATCTTCACTGGCTTGATCCCTGATCTGAATGCCCTTATCAACCTTTCGCATGCGTAAAGAACAACTGGTACCGCCAAATACATCCACGTCTGTAAATTCATACCAAAGTTTGGAGACATattagaaactaaaatataCGTTTAAATAAAGAGGAGTTGTTATAACGCTTACCGTTTTCTTATACCATTCTTTCGTTAGGTAAAGATAGATGCCGTGGACGACGAGGAGGGCGTAGACGGCAACGAAGAGATGGTGGGAGTACCAAAAGGCATTGAACCCAGTTAGCTTTTTGAAGGGTTTAGGTACATTGAGCTTGTTTCTTCTAAACCATGGAGTGGCTAATGTGAAAGCAATGGCCATTAATACAACCATTATAATCCCTGTAACGCCCTCCACTCCTTTAACAAACCACCAATAGTTATCAGGCTGCTCCTCGCCAAAGAATGGCTTCAGTGGCTCGTATTGTTCCTCTGTTGCATGGAGAAGCCGAGGAAAATCGCATGTCAAATGAGCGATTGCATGCAACCCCACTCCTACAGAAATTCCCACTGCAATAACCTTGTGGAAATTGAGATTGTCATCGAAGGGAACGACGACGCCTAATTTGGTTTTGTTACGAAGCCAAGTGATGGTGTTACGACAAACAGGGAGCAGAATTAGAGCCATGTTGAATTTTAGAGTTTCGGCTCCTCCTTTAGCGATTGAAACGCAGTAACCCATTACGTTGAACACCTCTCTGTGACGGTATTGGATGAATTTGTAAGCGAAGAGACCGCCGCAGATGCCGAGCCACAGCATTAACACCCAAATCCTCTGCCAATTGTCTTCTACAAAGTACTGGAATTTGTCGTATGTTCTTACGATGGGGTTGCTTTCGTTTGTTACCTTCAGCTTTTGGCTTAGTAATTGACTTAAAACTCGACTGTCACTCACCCTCACTGATTGATTTGGAGCTTGTAATAACAGAGTTTCCAGATTGTGTATCTGCAACAGAGAAAATTACAGTATTATAAAACAGAGTTcatttttcaagatttattttttttctaactttcTTGTTTGATTTCACTTACCATGATGTATCCTGCATTTCCTGGGTCGAGTTCTTCCATGATCAAGGCGGCGTATTCTTTTGCTTGTTTTTGAATTGTGGATAGCTTGTTAGCAGAAGCACTCATGCTAATAATCTACAAACAGGGTAAATTTAAACCGGGTTTAATGAATAGATTAGAATTGAAATAAAGGAGGTTGAGCCAAGAGCGTAGCTCAATTGACGTAATGTTTATATTATTGGTCTCAAAGTTTGGAGATTTGATTCTCcacccacactttaattaccgtatcttcaaaaaaaaaaaaaaaaagaaagaaagagagaacgGAGGCTGGTAGTTAAATGGGTACCTCTTCGACTTCTTCTTCTGTGATTCTTCCATCTGCGTCCGTATCCACCCtgaagtttcaaattaattgaagattttagttttagtttgatTTGGGGGAGAGATTGATTAAGTAAGTAGTGATAGGGATTAGGGAGGTTGGTTACATGTCAAAGAAAGTTTGTAGCCTGGAATCGAAGCTGTCATCGGAGATCTGATCCCAG contains:
- the LOC120090507 gene encoding respiratory burst oxidase homolog protein D; amino-acid sequence: MRPHEPYSENNSDAESVASVRRGDRRAFSGPISSSTKQRKNAKFDLSSSSSSPKAADDDDTYVEITLDIRDDSVAVHSVHTAGAGQDPDALEDPELSLLAKRTLEKKSSSFRASVLRSTSSRIKQVSQELKRFTSLNRRTSTRRFDRTKSAATHALKGLKFIAAKTGGGGTSAAWAPVEKRFDELTASTNGLLPSSLFGECIGMNKDSKEFAGELFRALARRRNITGDSINKAQLKEFWDQISDDSFDSRLQTFFDMVDTDADGRITEEEVEEIISMSASANKLSTIQKQAKEYAALIMEELDPGNAGYIMIHNLETLLLQAPNQSVRVSDSRVLSQLLSQKLKVTNESNPIVRTYDKFQYFVEDNWQRIWVLMLWLGICGGLFAYKFIQYRHREVFNVMGYCVSIAKGGAETLKFNMALILLPVCRNTITWLRNKTKLGVVVPFDDNLNFHKVIAVGISVGVGLHAIAHLTCDFPRLLHATEEQYEPLKPFFGEEQPDNYWWFVKGVEGVTGIIMVVLMAIAFTLATPWFRRNKLNVPKPFKKLTGFNAFWYSHHLFVAVYALLVVHGIYLYLTKEWYKKTTWMYLAVPVVLYACERLIRAFRSGIKPVKILKVAVYPGNVLALHMSKPHGFKYKSGQYMFVNCRDVSPFEWHPFSITSAPEDNYLSVHIRTLGDWTRQLKNVFSEVCAPPQAGKSGLLRAEFLQGGAPNPKFPKILIDGPYGAPAQDYKKYDVVLLVGLGIGATPMVSIVKDIIDNIEEKEAEANAVENGQQGHSNRGGSKHGKGFRTRKAYFYWVTREQGSFEWFKGIMNEVAEMDERGVIELHNYCTSVYEEGDARSALIAMLQSLQHAKSGVDVVSGTRVKSHFAKPNWRQVYKKITLHHPDTRVGVFYCGAPALTKELSQLASDFSRKTSTKFEFHKENF